The region AGTCGGAGATCTggaacagagagaggggaatgatgaggaggaggaggaaggagaagagacaagacaggagagaaaacacagacattacTTTCTTGCTGAAGATTACTTCCCATCttgggtaaaaataaaaaataaagtttggaCCTAACCTTGGAAATCATAAatttttttacatatgtttaTGTAACATGCTTGTGTCCTCAGCTGATAAAGCGACGAGGACGAGACTTCCTGCTCCAGCACTGCCCGGTGTTACACGTTGAGCTGAGAGGTGTGTCACGTAGCCAAGCCGTCCTGCAGTTTATAAAAGAGGCCAGTGGCCTGCAGGATGGACCAGTCACCTTCTACAGGATGAGACAGGTCAGTCACACACAGACTACTAAACGTttaaattaaccaaaaaaaacccaccagaATACTGTAACTGTAGTCCGCAGACGTTTCAGACAGCATGTCCATGCATCAAACACAGTATCTCAGAAACCACTGGtgtaattttttcattttacatttttacaaggCCCTAATAACCATAACACCACTGGTCCTGTTATGATGAAACTCAGAGAGATGGTTACGGATTTGCCCTTGACATGATGCgttgtttgtctgtctgacttATCTTGGTAATTAATTAGAATTTGGTCTGATGACCGGTATGGGAAAAGAACCGAGCATCGCCTGTTTGGCCTCATAATGGCTCATCCTGAGTCTTCATTTATGAGAATATTACTCTCTCCTGCAACATCTGTTATATGAGCTCATGTTTTATATTCTAAACTCTGCCTCCTCATCTGTTATTTTATGTGCAGGAGAAAAAAGAGCTGAGAAGTTCAGTCCTTCTTGGTGTGGCTTTGAAAGGAGTCCATATTTATCAGGTGGGTCCCCCACTGTaacagaatttatttttgtatatacaCATTTGAAGGGTTTCACTTGTAGATGTAAATAAACTTTCTTAATCAATGTACTCCTGCATTTGCACGTATTAAGAATGTAAACTGATTGTATTTTTCTTAAGGAGGTGGAAGGGAAGCAGTGTCTATTGTATGATTTTTCCTGGACGGATATTGACCGTTTCACTTTCCAGGTTGGTCCTAAAGACCACATAAGCACACATACATCAACATAAACTTGCATATTTCCACTTATACAACATCaactcttcctctgcctctctttttggATTATACTGtacctctctcttgctctccagGGCAGCAGGTTTGAAATCGCTGCAGTGGGCTCTCTGTGCCTCCCTAAGCTGGTGTATTACACTCCTTCAGCCTTCCACTCCAAACACGTCCTGAGGCACCTCAGTGACAGTCACCGGCTCCACATCAACACCAGAGATGCAGTCAGCTACATCCAGCAGCTGGAAGACATGCAGGGTCAGCAATCCCATGCCCTTCCTTTGCTAGAACACATCCATGAGTTAATATAACTTCAATTTTAGATCAGTCCTCAAGTCCTTTATATCCTAAATGTCCTCAAGAAGTAACCAGTGGCTGCAATATAAGTTACTGCAATCTCCAAAAAATGTGTTGTCATCACTATTTCATCTCAAACTCATCACAACTGGTGTTGATTGGttcctttcattcattcataaagtAATTTAACAGAGCATCTGGTACCATCAGTCAATCAAGGTCTAATGTTGTGACTTTTGTCCCATGGAAACTGATTCTTCACAATGATGCAATAAATATCCTTTTTAACCAAACTAGGTAAAACCTTATGATGTCTATTATTCTCATTCTCAGCCAAAGCATTTTGAAAACAACAtcatggaaaaacaaacattatggAACTTTTAAAACCGGTTTCCTGCAATTCAAATgtgtccttttctttttctgtctctctgcagccaGCCAGTTCTACAAAGAGGCCTACATCTGTGACACAACACGCTTAACACACAGACTCCAGAGCAACAGCCTCACATCCTCCATGTCTGACTGCAGCGTTGCCATCGAAACAACCGCAGCCTGGtccaaagaggaggaagataaaGTCTCTGTCACAGgtcagctgaaaggaaaagaacatGGTTGTCATTGTGTACTTCCCATCTTGTATAATCTATTCCCTTACTGAATATACAACAAATGATAAtgaagataaatataaaaacatacagcacAGAGAACAATTACAGCTGCTAAACTGATAACAAGCTAATAGACCAAATCAAGATATGAATAGTGGTATTTTTGGCTGGAAATCAAGAGGAAACTATGTGTTTCTGTTGACTGTTGCAGAGTTTGAGCTGTGTGTCGACGAGCCAGAGGAGTTTTTTGTTGACAACCCAGCTGAGGTGTCGTGGCTGGCTGAGCTGCTCCACGGTGCGTCTGTCGATGGACCTTTGGTGTTACCTTCGTCTTATTGGACAGGTTAGTCCAAAAAAAGACATAAGCTAAAATAAGCTTGATCATGTGTGTATCATTTCATGTGCACTACATAATTTCCTGTGCTCTTTCATTATCAGCTGTCACCGTGGAGATGAAACAGGTGAGCAAACTGCAGATCCTTCTGATTGAAAATCTCCAGCACATCAAaagtttcagtgttttctctgaTCTTTGTGCAGGTTCTGAGGAGGAGAGCTGATGAAGGAGTTTCTGTGGACTAATGTACAGCCAGAAGCAAGAGGGATTCATCACATGTTCTGCAGCTCAGGACAAGACAATTACTGTCACTGCTCACATGCTTTTTAAATTAGTAATCACAGACCTAATAAATTCTGTACCTAATATATAAATTCTGCTAATAATTGCTGTATATTTCCAGTGAAACACAAGCCCAAACAAATGcctttaacatactgtatgcaagtattaataaaattatgttAACTAAGAAATTAATGAGGAATAAATAGATACGTCTGTTTGTTTCTTCTATCTACAAAAAGTTAGAACTTtgaacttttttaaattaaagcatttgtagattgtctttgtgttttttttcattttataaattgttttttttttttcattgttcatATTAAAGCCACCCAAATGTGCAACGCCTTTAACTTCCTTGACGTGTGGATTATGTTCATGTATATTACTTGAAACCtaatacaaagaaagaaaatgaacaatGAATTTACAGATGGCAAACCACAATCTGGTGTAACATGTACTGTTCCAgaacaaatattattattatttctgtctcaacaaacatacagacattaTTCAGCAGGTAGATAAAAAGTGTATTATTGTGCATAAAACCATTATTgtacattattaaaaaatatataaataagcaaaaaaaaatggttttgtttaAGTGTGAAGTTCTTTCTTGACTTTGAAAACAATAGTGCGACATGTATGTAAGAACAAAAAGAGTAAATATAGCGCCAGGGAATTAAATCATAacattacaaatataaacatcagGTATAAGGGTAATGCAGGGAGCTCATTACATTAGtaagaaataaattaatatgtaggaggagaaggaaaaagatGTACATTCAAGTAATTTCAGTCTTTGCTGCTCTCTTATTTGCAACTTGAGTTGGACTATAGCTGATTATCATAAAGAATGTGAATAAAGTTTGGTAATCCATCTTTATTATAAACAGCTAAATTTGACCAACTTTCACACataaaaagttttgtttgttttttgtgtgtaaattaGACAGACGTACGTCATCCTGTAGTGAGCCAATCAGCGCGACAGACTGCGACCCAAACACGGAAGCAGGTCAAACGGCTGCGAAAGCAAAACTTCAGGCCCTTCTGCTGTCACACAAATGCAGCTTAAGCGTTATTATTAATGTGAACAGTTTAAACAGCAGAAACGTCAGGTCACATTGTTTGCTCTCGATGGCTTTCTCTTGGTTTCGCGTTGCTGTGCCGCTTTTGTTTGCGGTTTTTTCGGTTGTTGTCGCCATCATTGGACAACATCCGGGTAAGTGGCGTCAAGTTGATGAAGCTGAATATGTGAAATGATGGGAAGGGTCGCTGTCAAGGCAGCCTGATTAAACAACAGTGTATGGTTAGCTGCCTTACCTGTAGATGAAACAAGCTACGGTGTAACGTTGGCTAACAGCGCCCCCACCTGGCTGATCTGCCTCTTACGTTCCTTGTGTAACACCGGCTCTTCTCCACAGCGATGCCGCCTCCTCTGCCCGCCGCCCTCGGTGTCTGCTCTCTGGCCGGGATGGCGCTCATTTGGAGGGACATACGCTCGAAGATGAAAGGTGAAAACCGGACGTTAAGCAGTCTGCTCAGTCAGTATCTGGCGGTGAAGGGTGTGGGCTGGCTGGGCAGGCGGCAGCGAAGGAAACTTGAAGCAGATACTCTCAATGTGAAGCAAGTCCAGGAGGAGACTCTGCTGAAGCGCCTGCGGAAAAACGCAGGCACATGTTATGGAAGTCAGTATGACTTCAGCTCAATTAAAGGTAAGAAAACAATAAGATAGTGTTAATGAAGAGTTTTTGACGTTGGGAAATGTGTTACTCAGCCCTGTTGTGGTACAACAACCTGCGCGTGTTGTAAAACCTGCTCTGACACACTGATTTGTCCTGTGTCTTGCTGTGATGTAACGTTATGTGTTGTTTATATTTAGTCAGAGCCCACAGGCTGCACAGCAAGAAGGAGTTTGTCTTCGaatcacttgttttgtttgaccaaatgtccaaaacccaaacatattcaatttactgtcatataagacaaagaaatgcagaaaatactcACAATTGTGATGCTTAAACTTGggcatgtttgatatttttactgCTTCACTGCAGAGAAGGACGAGTCATTAAAAtactacttttattttagtaaacTCTTGctatattatttacagtatactTTTGTGGTTTAGTTTTTCCATGTCACTGTTTTGTTCACTTTCTTATACAGCTACCATTCCTGTAGTATTTACATGCTTTATAGTTTCACAATAAGCCATGGATTTCTGCTAACACTAGTTTGGCACTTGAAActagacaataagaaaaatgcaaataaaaaaatataaaatatagctGTGGATTGCATCCCTATTAAGAAAAGAGAATAACGGTTCATTATTGACCTTGGGAACAGTATGTGTGATTAATaaactcaaaggtccacttactggtTCTTCTGAGCTGTTAACCACATGTCATCGTCTTCATCAGTGAAATGAAGACGTCAGACAGTTTTGACTCGTAAGCAGAAACCTTAAAGCCGGCTTTTTTACGGTTATTCTTCAGACAGCGATGGCTTCCGAGCACGTCACCCCATCACCACATATGAGCACTACAGTGAGCTCATTAGACGCATCGCGGCAGGAGAGGAGAAGGTGATCATCGCTGAGAAGCCGCTGATCCTGGCCATGACCTCCGGGACGTCAGGACCCAGCGCCATGCTGCTCAGCACCAAGGACACCAACACTGAGTTCTTCCTGCAGGTGAagcttgatgatgatgacgTGTCGGCCCGGTTGTAGCCTATGCTGTGCTGTTGTGCATATAAGATGATGTTAATAACAACAGTTATTTATGTGTTTCCACCAGGgagtgactgtgtgtttggatgCCATGCGAATAGCATTCCCAGCGACCGACAGCCTCCAGCGCACCACCAAGTTCTTTTACTCACCTACTTTTCGCCAGTCTGAGGCCGGTATTCCCATTGGACCAAACTCCTCCACACCAGCCTCCTCCCGCCACATGCTCAACCTCTACACCACCCCAGCACCCGCCTTTGAGGTACAAATTACAAGATGATCAGTTTCACCTCTTTGTCTTGTTATGTAAGATTAACAGTGATGGAAATGCACTGCTCAGTACTTCTTTCTGAGTAttggttttttgttgttgttgttctttaaATTTCATGCAgaatttcaaaattattttccattttttccaatGTCATCTGTCCTCCCTTTCAGGTTCCCAGTGAGAAGGACACCCTCTACCTGCATCTCCTATTTGCTCTCAAAGATCCCAGTGTGGGAACACTGGAGTCCAACTTTGCTTCCACAGTCTTCTATGCTTTCAGCGCTTTACAGGTACAGCATAGCTCATGTCATGATTTTATTACACAGATAATGGTTGCACGCCATGTAAAAACACTTTCTGTGGTACTTTTACgccttttgatttgtttgtgttttgttttttttgcattatgaTATTCTCTACTTTATGTGATTGGACGCataaaaagcaggaaaatatgaaaaaaggaaccaaaaaaaaatcctcaaaaatgttaatttgtatatttcagaaaatgcatgtttttttaactaaaaatgGATCTTAATTCCTAAAAGGTTGTTGTGTGATATTTTGAAGAGACAACATTTTCATCCAACAGCAGCACCTAGTGCTGTATCCTTCCCACCGGGACATGTCCTAGTAAAGTGGGATGAAATCTTAAATCAGGTGTCAGGCTCCCATTGACTGAAAGAAAAGTGCCCGTAATTTGTTTGATGAACTAAGGATTAGAAAAGTAATTTCCCTCCGATCTCCTCCCCGTCCCATAGGATCGCTGGCAGGAGCTTGTGGAGGACATTGAACGAGGAAAGGTCAGCAGCGCTCTAGCTCTGGAGCCCAAAGTGAGGTCCAGGCTCGATGCTCTGATGAAGCCAGACCCAAAGAGAGCCACTGAGCTCCGGGCCCACTTCCAGGACGGCTTTCGTGGGATCGCCAAGCGGCTGTGGCCTCACCTCCACCTGGTGCTGGCGGTGGACTCAGGCTCCAATCAGATTTATGGGGAAATGTTGAGGGAGAACTACTGCCAGGGAGTGCCTTTCTATTCGCCATTCTACGCTGCTACTGAAGGTAGGAACCTGCAGGTGAACACATCTGATCCCAGACACCACTGTGAGAACAACTGCTCTAAATGACAACATTCAGGTGGGTTGTGTGGCCCAAAATCCTGTTATGTTATTAACCATTTAATTACCATTCACAAAATGAAGTGAAATTGCATGGTGCACTGGTAACCTGTTATGGATATATGTGTtgtcatttttctctgtttgtagAGTAGTCAGTAATAAAAACAGTCATCACTACTTGGATGTGTTACATTTCCAAGTTAGACACTCATCTATGGTTAGATGTAATAGCTCTAACTGTATGTATGGGCCCCTGCAGGTCTAATAGGAGTGAACCTGTGGCCTCAGGAACCAAACAGACGCTACATGTTGTGTCCTCGTTCAATGTTCTGCGAGTTCCTGCCAGAGAGCAGCCTGGAGGAGGAGACGCCTCACACTCtgctgatggaggaggtgaaggagggaCAGAACTATGAGCttgttatcacaaacgcttcaGGACTCTTCAGGTCTGATTTCATTTACAACTAAAAAAGGATCtaatgatgaatgaaagtgTAAGAACAGTACTATTCTATGTCTATTATGTTTTTAGGATGTAAATACCTGAAATATAGGCCAATTTTGGTATATTTCTTGTTGTTACTTGTCGCATCAATGGTCAGAGGGTTCAACTTACTGCTCCTTTGTCAAATTATAGACTACAAAAAGTGAGAAATTACCTCCAATAATTGCTTTGTCATTGGCGTTGTGATGTGGTTTCACTTGACTGCACTCTATCAAGATAAAAAGAGCAGCATTTCAAGTCTGATAATACTATGTTATATCAAGATTAGTGCTCAGACTCCATAATGACACTGTTTTTTGCTGTGTTACAGATATCGCATTGGAGACATTGTGAAAGTAGTTGGATTCCACAACCAGTGTCCCATCATTGAGTTTCAGTACAGGTACATTTTGACACAGCGTTGTCATGCATATTTGTTCACATACTGCACATCATCTCATGTTGcatgtaatgtactgtatgtagatttttaaaatatacagcaTAACAAAATATTTCCTCCCTGCTTCCCTCCGTCTTCTGTCAGACAGGGTCAGATGTTGAGCGTTCGAGGGGAGAAAGTGTCTGAGGTGTTGTTTCTTGATGCTCTGAagaaagctgtttctcagtggCCAGGAGCTCAGCTGGTCGACTACTGCTGCGCTGAGAGCGGCATCATGGGTAAGATGTCTTGCTTTTATACCCCTCAGTCACACCTCTGAGTAGTTAGTCAGGTTCAGTTTGCGCTATAATGAATCTTACTTTACTGTGGTGTTGTAGGAGATTCAATAGGCGGCTCAGATCCTCATTACCAGGTCTTTATAGAGCTGAAAGGTGTGAGAAACCTCACAGAGGAACAACGATACAAGGTAAGACAAAGCTGGCATGCAGCAGCAACTTTATCTTTATCTTCTTTATCATGAAATTGATCTTTATTCTCTTCCTGCCATCTCCCCTCCTTACTTCCAGTTGGACATCTGTCTCCAGCAGGACTCGGCTGTCTACAAGTCTTTCCGTATCAAAGGCAGCATCGGACCAATGAGGGTGCAGCTGGTGGCAGAGGGTGCGTTCAAGGAACTTCGCAAGCACATGATGGCCTTCTCGAACACCTCACCCAACACCTTCAAAATGCACCGAGTGCTGCGCAGGAAAGAATACGCCGACTTCCTCTTGGGAAAAACCGTTTCCTGAAACCTCCGGTTGTGGAGAACGAGACAAAGCTTGTGGACTCGCTGACTGAATGAAATGTCTccagttttttttatcaactGCTCGTGGATGAGTTGATGAATTATGCCTTTGGGAACtgttaaagacaaaaacacaacatcctTCATTTTCgacaattaaaaacattcatttgaccgattttattttttgatcatatttataattttattaaagTGAACTGTTAAACTATTACCTTAGGTTTgtttaatgaaatgttttagGACCTCATCTGGCTTCCATGACAATCAAAGTTAAACCATATGCAGTATATATATTGTACCAAAGAATGATTCTGAGCTATGGGTGGAAAACTGCTACATAAATGTATCCAACCAggctttcattttgttgttttgttgtcgCTACAGGGGTGATATTCTTGaggaaaaagtgttttatttatgtattttaatggTTTTTAGGGCAGTtgaagaaaaagcaaaataacatCTAGAAAATTCTCGTCGCTAACAGCACTTAAGCTCctaaaacatttgcattgatACCATCTGGTGTTATTTAATGATGCGGCACCACCACATTCACATTGTCCCATAAGTGCAGTCACCTGTGAAGGTTAAAGCAACATTTGGCGAGAGTTATACCTAAAAATAAATCCCTCTTTTATGCCTAAAGCATGGAGTGGGGCTGGAATGCAACAGGGAAAAGCATCCTAAATCctcttctattttatttatagacTGAGCGACTAAGTGAAATTAGAGTTTTCACATAATCAGCAATTTTTGCTCCACTTAGTAAACAAACGAACAGGATGTGTTGGTAAAGATAAGTATGCAATTTTCATGTTACATCATTTGTTGGTGCTGGAAATGTAAATTTCTTTCCACTCctgacattttttattattattattattattattatttcgtCTCAAAAATCCCTTCCCTCCTTTATTACCACATTCAGATAATGGAGGGTTGGCCAGCTTTCCTTCAGAACCTCCTGCAGCGAGCGCCCAGTTTCATGTTGCGTGTTTCAGTTGCATGAGCAGATTAAtggtaaaattaaattatactgTAGTGTAGACTGTACCTGGTAATTCCCATTTACTCTTCACCATCTGACCGACATCTCTCTTCAGTCAGATGGAGCACACACTACCGGTGCCTGGACTTTATTGTCACCACTAGAGGGGGGTAGTCCTACTTGTAAGACTTGGACAGTAGCTGTTATTCATGCTTCAGGTTAACAGTTTACTACTGGTTTGTCTTATGGTCTCTTATTGTCTTAACTAGAACAGGGGATCTTAACTGTTAGTGCCTTCAGTTGAATTACTAGCCTCTCATTGTAAGTCAGAATACATAAAACCACAGGCAAACAAGTGTATATCAGTTTTCTGTCTGTAAGTGTAAATGCAGTAGAGAGGTAATATAATGTGGATTAACCCCAACATCATTATTCAGAGAGAGATATTTTATCTTATGAAAGTTTAGCCTCTAGTCAGTCATTTGTTATGTGGAAGCTGAAGAAAATAACCAGCCAAACACTGGATAAGCCCACATCTGAAAGTCTTGTTACTCTTGTGTGTTGTTGCATGGCACGACACTTCTCTCCCGCAGGTCTCACACGTTCACAAAGTGGGCTAATATTTTTAGTAACGTCCCATTTCAGCAGAGATTTGACACGGCTCTCGCTTTATTTGGGCGTCATAGTGTGATCAGACCAAAACAGGAGTTGAATGAAAATAACTACATTTACCTCATTGAAGCCCAGACCAAATGGCGCTTTTATGAGATAGTGACTCGAAGGAACAGAGGCTGAgatgttgttttcttctctggaggttttaaacagtttaacaGTAGTTACCTAATTACCTGAAGATGTCTACCCT is a window of Siniperca chuatsi isolate FFG_IHB_CAS linkage group LG20, ASM2008510v1, whole genome shotgun sequence DNA encoding:
- the LOC122867332 gene encoding FERM domain-containing protein 6-like isoform X1; amino-acid sequence: MRTTQKRQVCILLPNKQLLDCTVRVRARGHEVLNSVLKQLGVSELQVFGLAVLRDNEYLFLDLEQKLSKYFGKRWNRGSLMVPFILFLRVQYYVERGQLIMSSKVHQLYYAELRQKVLHSQSRHQEALFFQLAASALQAEVGDLEQREGNDEEEEEGEETRQERKHRHYFLAEDYFPSWLIKRRGRDFLLQHCPVLHVELRGVSRSQAVLQFIKEASGLQDGPVTFYRMRQEKKELRSSVLLGVALKGVHIYQEVEGKQCLLYDFSWTDIDRFTFQGSRFEIAAVGSLCLPKLVYYTPSAFHSKHVLRHLSDSHRLHINTRDAVSYIQQLEDMQASQFYKEAYICDTTRLTHRLQSNSLTSSMSDCSVAIETTAAWSKEEEDKVSVTEFELCVDEPEEFFVDNPAEVSWLAELLHGASVDGPLVLPSSYWTAVTVEMKQVSKLQILLIENLQHIKSFSVFSDLCAGSEEES
- the ghdc gene encoding GH3 domain-containing protein is translated as MAFSWFRVAVPLLFAVFSVVVAIIGQHPAMPPPLPAALGVCSLAGMALIWRDIRSKMKGENRTLSSLLSQYLAVKGVGWLGRRQRRKLEADTLNVKQVQEETLLKRLRKNAGTCYGSQYDFSSIKDSDGFRARHPITTYEHYSELIRRIAAGEEKVIIAEKPLILAMTSGTSGPSAMLLSTKDTNTEFFLQGVTVCLDAMRIAFPATDSLQRTTKFFYSPTFRQSEAGIPIGPNSSTPASSRHMLNLYTTPAPAFEVPSEKDTLYLHLLFALKDPSVGTLESNFASTVFYAFSALQDRWQELVEDIERGKVSSALALEPKVRSRLDALMKPDPKRATELRAHFQDGFRGIAKRLWPHLHLVLAVDSGSNQIYGEMLRENYCQGVPFYSPFYAATEGLIGVNLWPQEPNRRYMLCPRSMFCEFLPESSLEEETPHTLLMEEVKEGQNYELVITNASGLFRYRIGDIVKVVGFHNQCPIIEFQYRQGQMLSVRGEKVSEVLFLDALKKAVSQWPGAQLVDYCCAESGIMGDSIGGSDPHYQVFIELKGVRNLTEEQRYKLDICLQQDSAVYKSFRIKGSIGPMRVQLVAEGAFKELRKHMMAFSNTSPNTFKMHRVLRRKEYADFLLGKTVS
- the LOC122867332 gene encoding FERM domain-containing protein 6-like isoform X2; protein product: MRTTQKRQVCILLPNKQLLDCTVRVRARGHEVLNSVLKQLGVSELQVFGLAVLRDNEYLFLDLEQKLSKYFGKRWNRGSLMVPFILFLRVQYYVERGQLIMSSKVHQLYYAELRQKVLHSQSRHQEALFFQLAASALQAEVGDLEQREGNDEEEEEGEETRQERKHRHYFLAEDYFPSWLIKRRGRDFLLQHCPVLHVELRGVSRSQAVLQFIKEASGLQDGPVTFYRMRQEKKELRSSVLLGVALKGVHIYQEVEGKQCLLYDFSWTDIDRFTFQGSRFEIAAVGSLCLPKLVYYTPSAFHSKHVLRHLSDSHRLHINTRDAVSYIQQLEDMQASQFYKEAYICDTTRLTHRLQSNSLTSSMSDCSVAIETTAAWSKEEEDKVSVTEFELCVDEPEEFFVDNPAEVSWLAELLHGASVDGPLVLPSSYWTAVTVEMKQVLRRRADEGVSVD